The stretch of DNA TGAACGCGGTGGTCGGGGCGGCAGTCACGGTGTGTCTCTCCTTCCTCGGCGTCTCGGCGCTGCTGGGCGGCGCGACCGCGGGCTACCTCGAACGCCGGGACGGCGCCCGCGTCGGCGCGCTCTCGGGCGTGTTCGCCGCGATCCCGATGGCGGGCGTGGTGCTCCTGTTCGGCGGCTTCCTGTTCGCCTTCCTCGGCTTCGGCGACGCGTTCGCCGGCGGGATCGTGATCCTGCTGCTGGGCGTCCTGTTCGTCGCCGTTACAACCATCGCGCTCTCGACGGTCGGCGGCGTGCTCGGCGTGTATCTCGCCGAGGAGTTCCGGGACTGAGTCGGGGGTCGGCTACGTGGGCTTCGGGACCCGGCGGTACTGGACGTAGCGCTCCGCCGCCAGCCAGAGGCCGCCGACGAGTGCACCGACAGCGTTCGCGAGCAGGTCACCGAACCCGAAATACCGGTTGGCGAGTTGACCTTGCACGAGTTCGATCCCGAGACCGTAGGCGAACACGACGAGCAGCACTGCGACGCCACGGCGAACCGACCGTCGGCGCCACTTCGTCGTCGCGTACACCGCCGCCGCGGAGAGGCCAGCGTACGCGAGGAGGTGGAGCTGCTTATCCCACCACGGAGACGGTGTCGGTGGGGACGAAACGCTGTCGAGAAGCGAGAAGTAGAAGATCACCGCGACGACGACGAGGACGCCCGCGGCGCGGACGACTCGGGGGAACAACGGAACACGGAACTGCCGCATGGGCCGAACCCCTCGCCCGCCCCGCAAAAACCTCCCGACTGCGTATCGGTCCGACTGATCGCTCGCGTGAAAGGGAGGTTTATACGCCGCGGCTGAATCCCTTTGGCCAATGAGCGACGTGCGGGAGGCGACCGCGACCCTCCGTTCGGAACGCCCTGGCGTCGACGACGACCTCCGGGCCGTGCTCGACGTCGACGCCGACACCGAGACGTGGACGTTCGACGATATCCCGATCGACTCGGGGACGTTCGGCGAGCTCGTCTCCCGCGGGATCGTCGAGAAAGTCGACGGCGAGTACCGGGTCGCCGATCGGGACGCGGTGCAGGCAGCGCTCGACGGCGAGGAGATCCAGTCGACTGCGGACGACGCCGAGCCGTCGCTGGAGTTCGACCTCGATCTGCCGCCCCGGCGCGTCGGCCTCGCACTCGCCGCCGCGCTCGCGTTCGTCGTCGCCGTCCGACTGGTCGCGTTCCCGTCGGTGTTCCGAAGCGAGCACGTCGTGTTGCTGGGGAATGATCCGTACGCGTACCGCTACTTGCTCCTCCAGTCACTGGAACAGGGGGCAACTGTCACCTCGCTTCCCGACTCGATACTCCTCGGCGAGCCACTGCTGACCGCGACGCTGCTCGCCGCGACGAAGTTGCTGGGCGGGACCGTCGAAACCGCGGACCTCGTCCTCGCGTGGTACCCTGTCGTCGCCGGGCTCGTGACGGCCGCGCTCGTCTACGTCCTGGCGGTGCAGTTGACCGAAGACCGGCGCATCGGCGTCGCGAGCGTCGTTATCCTCGCTGTGACGCCGGTCCACGCCTACCGGACGGCGATCGGCTTCGCCGACCACCACGCGTTCGACTACGTCTGGCTCGCGGTCACCGCCGTCGCCGCCGTCGCGCTCCTGCAGCGTACCTCGACGGAGGAGGCGACACATCGAGGGATCGTGACGCCGTGGACGCTCGCGCTGGGCGGCGTCGTCGCCGTCGGCGTCGCCGGGCAGGTGCTTGCGTGGAACGCCGGCCCAGTTCTCCTGCTCCCGCTGGCACTATACAGTATCGTACGAGCAACGGCCGCCGTCGACGCCGGCGAGTCACCGCTCGTAG from Halolamina sediminis encodes:
- a CDS encoding DUF5518 domain-containing protein — its product is MATDNTYVNAVVGAAVTVCLSFLGVSALLGGATAGYLERRDGARVGALSGVFAAIPMAGVVLLFGGFLFAFLGFGDAFAGGIVILLLGVLFVAVTTIALSTVGGVLGVYLAEEFRD
- a CDS encoding VanZ family protein, with translation MRQFRVPLFPRVVRAAGVLVVVAVIFYFSLLDSVSSPPTPSPWWDKQLHLLAYAGLSAAAVYATTKWRRRSVRRGVAVLLVVFAYGLGIELVQGQLANRYFGFGDLLANAVGALVGGLWLAAERYVQYRRVPKPT